In one window of Rhodanobacter sp. FDAARGOS 1247 DNA:
- a CDS encoding patatin-like phospholipase family protein encodes MNQNREAQPSAGEPATERQLFDTRRDRAGVEPQAPHAGLALSGGGVRSATFCLGLLRALARNGVLHRFDYLSTVSGGGYIGAAFGRLFNAATTPQQVEQGLANDRSLLLWWLRSNGRYLTPAGAGDLLQAATGQLRGFVATQFEIAVLLALLASAVVLPHLLCYPVYAQHLPWLTLNLWWLGLVPLGWLSAACAFAYWWARDPEDGSLAGDLTIVVVTAALGGYLLWLAQPLDSSHGPGLLQVAGVILLAIPLAWLWTRLRGNHPAQDRVHYTISLTFLLKCLLLFLLLGVADLLGWFLAWLLESGALHGPALNGAGLIALLVAVARFALPALQPHNDKPSLARLPLALIANLCGLLLLGLLLLFWLSALQYLLFFMGTTTSAEAAWLRWLAVVVPCLAYAGLTGRNLQAINRSSLHAFYRSRIARTYIAVGNQPVAAAGPTRFPISPLLSKDSATAQAVVKVTELLDHDDVALPDYTPHLHGGPIHLINCCINQTVDDRTEAFNADRKGICLTVGPFGVETGTRPAQTLPAGASEPLQGTTLAEWIAISGAAAGSGMGSMTRPGVAVLTFLSGLRLGYWWRNRLGKPSLSWSWLGKSRAALQEMLARFPGLQGPVWYLSDGGHFDNTGVYALLKRELKLIVLADCGADPNYLFADVENLIRKARIDYAAIIEFIDPASLAPGTVEPALLARLGTPDSVMPGPGTQSLLLARIRYHSGNTGALLVVKPRQPADSPLDIVGYANRDMRFPQQGTEDQFFDEAQWESYCQLGELLGRPLDRATLDAIPVLALDGVAASIGPLAPDVQKSAMSLRQRVTATVGASLGLSAIAGLALAGWQAWDAHLKQGIEQQKLVTEAARDLGKAIGDDAAFDVGMDASVQLFRAQAGAPPYPDSIRLVVDGLADSLQAKCEKLPPGQLALACNNDLTILGGAPSLTRWERAMVGYRDWPPVVALDPDAPVVAGANTSSNAAAPTSTTDTTPITVDDMPSESPPLASAPEPARDVPPPPPPPPPPPSETAAPPPVRAARPTPATATVTHPSRANAATLADAARRACTQGISRRFVVYTQIYDEAERASAETLLPQLRDLGVATPGIENVTASAASHGRTLPFQWHVPTVLYSGAGTQCASAISAWMGATRPFASPRAPQAVPFPLSIRGEPNVIELWIPGATKP; translated from the coding sequence ATGAATCAGAACAGGGAAGCACAGCCCTCGGCTGGCGAGCCGGCGACGGAAAGGCAGTTGTTTGACACGCGGCGCGACCGCGCCGGGGTGGAGCCGCAGGCGCCACACGCCGGCCTGGCCCTGTCCGGTGGCGGCGTGCGCAGCGCCACCTTCTGCCTGGGCCTGTTGCGGGCGCTGGCGCGCAACGGCGTGCTGCACCGTTTCGACTACCTGTCGACGGTCTCCGGTGGCGGCTACATCGGCGCCGCGTTTGGACGTCTGTTCAATGCCGCCACCACGCCGCAACAGGTCGAGCAGGGCCTGGCCAACGATCGCTCCCTGCTGTTGTGGTGGTTGCGCAGCAACGGTCGCTACCTGACGCCCGCCGGCGCGGGCGATCTGCTGCAGGCTGCCACCGGGCAGCTGCGCGGCTTCGTGGCCACCCAGTTCGAGATCGCCGTGCTGCTGGCCCTGCTGGCATCGGCGGTGGTGTTGCCGCATCTGCTCTGCTATCCGGTCTACGCGCAACACCTGCCATGGCTGACGTTGAACCTGTGGTGGCTGGGCCTGGTTCCGCTGGGCTGGTTGTCGGCGGCCTGCGCCTTCGCCTACTGGTGGGCGCGCGATCCGGAAGACGGCTCGCTGGCGGGGGACCTGACCATCGTCGTGGTCACCGCCGCGCTCGGCGGCTATCTGCTGTGGCTGGCCCAGCCGCTGGACAGCAGCCACGGCCCGGGCCTGCTGCAGGTGGCCGGCGTGATCCTGCTGGCGATCCCGCTGGCATGGCTGTGGACCCGGCTGCGCGGCAACCATCCGGCCCAGGATCGGGTGCACTACACGATCAGCCTCACCTTCCTGCTGAAGTGCCTGCTGCTGTTCCTGCTGCTCGGCGTCGCCGACCTGCTCGGCTGGTTCCTTGCCTGGCTGCTGGAATCGGGCGCGCTGCACGGTCCGGCGTTGAACGGCGCGGGCCTGATCGCGCTGCTGGTGGCGGTGGCGCGGTTCGCCCTGCCGGCGCTGCAGCCGCACAACGACAAGCCCAGCCTGGCGCGTTTGCCATTGGCCCTGATCGCCAACCTGTGCGGCCTGCTGCTGCTCGGCCTGCTGCTGTTGTTCTGGCTCAGCGCGCTGCAATACCTGCTGTTCTTCATGGGCACCACCACCTCCGCCGAAGCGGCCTGGCTGCGCTGGCTGGCGGTGGTGGTGCCCTGTCTTGCCTACGCGGGCCTGACCGGACGCAACCTGCAGGCGATCAACCGCTCGTCGCTACATGCGTTCTATCGCTCGCGCATCGCGCGCACCTACATTGCGGTGGGCAACCAGCCGGTGGCCGCCGCGGGCCCGACGCGCTTCCCCATCTCGCCGCTGCTGTCGAAGGACTCCGCCACCGCGCAGGCGGTGGTCAAGGTGACCGAACTGCTCGACCACGACGATGTGGCCCTGCCCGACTACACGCCGCACCTGCACGGTGGCCCGATCCACCTGATCAACTGTTGCATCAACCAGACCGTCGACGATCGCACCGAGGCGTTCAACGCCGATCGCAAGGGCATCTGCCTCACCGTCGGTCCGTTCGGCGTGGAAACCGGAACCCGGCCCGCACAAACGTTGCCCGCGGGCGCCAGCGAACCGCTGCAAGGCACCACGCTGGCCGAATGGATCGCCATCTCCGGTGCCGCCGCCGGTTCCGGCATGGGTTCGATGACCCGCCCCGGGGTGGCCGTGCTGACCTTCCTCAGCGGCCTGCGGCTCGGCTACTGGTGGCGCAACCGGCTCGGCAAGCCGTCGCTGTCATGGTCGTGGCTCGGCAAGTCGCGGGCGGCCCTGCAGGAAATGCTGGCGCGCTTCCCCGGCCTGCAGGGTCCGGTGTGGTACCTGTCCGACGGCGGGCATTTCGACAACACCGGCGTCTATGCCCTGCTCAAGCGCGAGCTGAAGCTGATCGTGCTGGCCGATTGCGGCGCCGATCCGAACTACCTGTTCGCCGACGTCGAGAACCTGATCCGCAAGGCGCGCATCGACTACGCCGCCATCATCGAATTCATCGACCCGGCCAGCCTCGCGCCGGGCACCGTCGAGCCCGCGCTGCTGGCCCGGCTCGGCACGCCGGACAGCGTGATGCCGGGGCCGGGCACGCAAAGCCTGCTGCTGGCGCGCATCCGCTACCACAGCGGCAACACCGGCGCCCTGCTGGTGGTGAAGCCGCGCCAGCCGGCGGATTCGCCGCTCGACATCGTCGGCTACGCCAACCGCGACATGCGCTTCCCGCAGCAGGGCACGGAAGACCAGTTCTTCGACGAGGCGCAATGGGAAAGCTATTGCCAGCTAGGCGAACTGCTGGGCCGGCCGCTCGATCGCGCCACCCTCGATGCGATCCCCGTGCTGGCCCTGGACGGCGTCGCCGCCAGCATCGGCCCGCTCGCCCCGGACGTGCAGAAGAGCGCGATGTCGCTGCGCCAGCGGGTCACCGCCACGGTCGGCGCCTCGCTCGGGCTGAGCGCGATCGCCGGCCTGGCGCTGGCCGGCTGGCAGGCGTGGGACGCCCATCTGAAACAGGGCATCGAGCAGCAGAAACTGGTCACCGAGGCCGCCCGCGACCTGGGCAAGGCGATCGGCGACGACGCCGCCTTCGATGTCGGCATGGATGCCTCGGTGCAGCTGTTCCGCGCCCAGGCCGGGGCGCCGCCGTACCCGGACTCGATCCGCCTGGTGGTGGACGGCCTCGCCGATTCGCTGCAGGCGAAATGCGAAAAGCTGCCACCGGGCCAGCTTGCGCTCGCCTGCAACAACGACCTGACCATCCTCGGCGGCGCACCCTCGCTGACCCGCTGGGAACGCGCCATGGTCGGCTACCGTGACTGGCCACCGGTGGTGGCGCTCGATCCCGATGCGCCCGTGGTGGCGGGCGCGAACACCTCCTCGAACGCCGCAGCCCCGACATCCACCACCGACACGACACCCATCACCGTTGACGACATGCCGTCCGAAAGCCCCCCGCTGGCATCGGCACCGGAACCCGCGCGGGATGTCCCCCCGCCGCCGCCACCGCCGCCACCGCCACCGTCCGAAACGGCAGCACCGCCACCGGTCCGGGCGGCACGCCCCACTCCCGCCACCGCCACGGTCACCCACCCGTCACGGGCGAACGCCGCCACCCTGGCCGACGCTGCACGCCGCGCCTGCACCCAGGGCATCTCGCGCCGCTTCGTGGTCTACACGCAGATCTACGACGAGGCCGAGCGCGCCTCTGCCGAAACCCTGTTGCCCCAGCTGCGCGACCTGGGCGTGGCCACGCCCGGCATCGAGAACGTCACCGCCAGCGCCGCCAGCCACGGCCGCACCCTGCCGTTCCAGTGGCATGTACCCACCGTGCTCTACAGCGGCGCGGGCACCCAATGCGCGTCGGCGATCAGCGCATGGATGGGCGCCACCCGCCCGTTCGCCTCGCCCCGCGCGCCCCAGGCCGTGCCGTTCCCGCTATCCATCCGCGGCGAACCGAACGTGATCGAACTGTGGATTCCCGGCGCGACGAAGCCGTGA
- a CDS encoding LuxR C-terminal-related transcriptional regulator, with protein sequence MPAPEFRLKITPPRLPRTTLDRGRLMQIWDKIHERTAIAVAAPAGFGKTTLLLQWRRRWLERNALVAWLGADNQDQPVRFATGLLQALYLVSGRKAFDLIAAEHASRAGQEIDALTVLLAEVALLERETVLIIDDAERLPKTTLHRSLRYLLLNAPANLHVVIGSRVRLPLHTTELVAKGNLAVLVAEDLRLRLEESIEIIERRLGARLDLDQRAQLHDLTEGWPVGLQLAIAKVEQEDDPARSIATISARREGLQDYFIESMFSRMSMPQRSFLVRTAILEHLNAELCEAVTGCVDAPARLEQLLLESPIMMVGETSDWVRLHPLGRDFLLGRFEQLPRAEQTELHLRASRWLAGRERFHEAARHALAAGDEAAAHGYAARSLWLLGTQGKLNEAREWLDRIPPDFIAGSTLLRLVAAWVLALGDDNAQALRTSLEVAADPAVSTEMLKLALRVAGGAAAYADEIGRLSDILARWPSASSPTEDPVCAVAPLNARALLELHAGSSSEVQRLAAQVATHGNSGSLRLAEALARLMAGLGHLRDGHANRAEALLRPALARAEKEDGRRSMVACMYAAVLAAALLERNELSAAQALLANRIDVIEASFPDTLAIAYHTLTRIALGQGDERRALNTLDNFDALAKHRRLPRLQLQGLVERIRIHALDQRLETVGGLLQALERFEAVFQSEELQPFLPQYRLSGLIARAYAALAGDDMEAMEQHLVAADLLARQLQRERDGWTIKVLRAVALRQRDPATARAWLSEALALASLGGHARLLADTHPLAVQMGMAWHDATADGPTVRQPATANEAATPPVSATEPGCEPDLLTAKESEVLHLLQQGLSNKLIARNLDISSETVKWHLKNLFLKLSAGTRWHAVERARLLGLVDNTEKVSV encoded by the coding sequence ATGCCCGCCCCCGAATTTCGCCTGAAGATCACCCCGCCGCGACTTCCGCGTACCACCCTGGACCGTGGCCGGCTGATGCAGATCTGGGACAAGATCCATGAACGGACGGCCATCGCCGTGGCCGCGCCGGCAGGCTTTGGCAAGACCACCCTGTTGTTGCAGTGGCGTCGGCGCTGGCTGGAACGGAACGCCCTGGTGGCCTGGCTGGGCGCCGACAACCAGGATCAGCCGGTACGTTTCGCCACGGGCCTGCTGCAGGCGCTGTACCTGGTCAGCGGACGCAAGGCGTTCGACCTGATCGCCGCCGAGCATGCCAGCAGGGCCGGGCAGGAAATCGACGCGCTGACCGTCCTGCTGGCGGAAGTCGCCCTGCTGGAGCGGGAAACCGTCCTGATCATCGATGACGCGGAAAGGCTGCCGAAGACCACGCTGCACCGCTCGCTCCGCTACCTGCTGCTGAATGCACCGGCCAACCTGCATGTGGTGATCGGATCGCGGGTGCGCTTGCCGCTGCACACCACCGAGCTGGTTGCCAAGGGCAACCTCGCGGTGCTGGTGGCGGAAGACCTGCGCCTGCGTCTGGAGGAGTCCATCGAGATCATCGAACGACGACTGGGCGCACGGCTGGATCTCGACCAGCGCGCCCAATTGCACGACCTCACCGAAGGCTGGCCGGTGGGGCTGCAACTGGCGATCGCCAAGGTGGAACAGGAAGACGACCCGGCCAGGTCCATCGCCACGATTTCGGCACGCCGGGAGGGGTTGCAGGACTACTTCATCGAATCGATGTTTTCCCGCATGTCGATGCCGCAACGGAGCTTTCTGGTGCGCACGGCGATCCTCGAACACCTGAACGCGGAATTGTGCGAAGCGGTGACGGGCTGCGTCGACGCGCCGGCTCGTCTGGAGCAACTCCTGCTCGAATCACCGATCATGATGGTGGGAGAAACCAGCGACTGGGTGCGCCTGCATCCGCTCGGCCGGGACTTCCTGCTCGGCCGCTTCGAACAGCTGCCGCGCGCCGAGCAGACCGAACTGCACCTGCGTGCATCCCGCTGGCTGGCCGGTCGCGAGCGCTTTCACGAAGCGGCCCGCCACGCGCTGGCGGCAGGCGACGAGGCCGCCGCGCACGGCTACGCCGCACGCTCGCTCTGGCTGCTGGGCACCCAGGGCAAGTTGAACGAGGCGCGCGAATGGCTGGACCGCATCCCGCCCGATTTCATCGCGGGCAGCACCTTGCTCAGGCTGGTCGCCGCGTGGGTGCTGGCACTGGGCGACGACAACGCGCAGGCGTTGCGCACCAGTCTCGAGGTGGCTGCCGATCCCGCCGTTTCGACGGAAATGCTCAAGCTGGCACTGCGTGTCGCCGGCGGCGCGGCCGCCTACGCCGACGAGATTGGGCGCCTGTCCGACATCCTGGCGCGCTGGCCGTCGGCTTCATCGCCGACCGAGGACCCGGTTTGCGCCGTCGCTCCCCTGAACGCCCGCGCGCTGCTGGAGCTCCATGCAGGTTCGAGCAGCGAGGTTCAGCGGCTTGCCGCGCAGGTGGCAACGCACGGCAATTCCGGCTCGCTGCGACTGGCCGAGGCCCTGGCGAGACTGATGGCCGGCCTAGGCCATCTCCGGGACGGCCATGCCAACCGGGCCGAGGCCCTGTTGCGCCCGGCGCTGGCAAGGGCGGAAAAGGAAGACGGCCGGCGCAGCATGGTCGCCTGCATGTATGCCGCCGTGCTCGCCGCCGCATTGCTGGAGCGCAACGAGCTGTCGGCCGCCCAGGCCTTGCTGGCCAACCGCATCGACGTCATCGAGGCGAGCTTCCCGGATACGCTCGCCATCGCCTATCACACGCTGACCCGGATCGCCCTCGGTCAGGGTGACGAGCGGCGCGCGTTGAACACGCTCGACAACTTCGACGCACTGGCGAAGCACCGCAGACTCCCGCGCCTGCAGCTGCAGGGACTGGTGGAGCGGATCCGGATCCATGCGCTGGACCAGCGCCTGGAAACGGTGGGCGGACTGCTGCAGGCACTGGAACGTTTCGAAGCGGTGTTCCAGAGCGAGGAACTGCAGCCATTCCTGCCGCAGTACCGGCTGTCCGGTCTGATCGCCAGGGCCTACGCGGCGCTGGCCGGTGACGATATGGAGGCGATGGAACAGCACCTCGTCGCGGCGGACCTGCTGGCCCGCCAACTGCAGCGGGAGCGGGACGGCTGGACGATCAAGGTCCTGCGCGCCGTCGCGCTGCGGCAGCGCGATCCGGCCACGGCCCGGGCCTGGTTGTCCGAGGCGCTGGCCCTGGCCAGCCTGGGTGGCCATGCGAGGCTGCTGGCCGATACCCACCCGCTCGCCGTGCAGATGGGCATGGCGTGGCATGACGCCACCGCCGACGGGCCTACCGTGCGCCAGCCCGCGACCGCGAACGAAGCGGCAACGCCGCCGGTATCCGCCACCGAACCGGGATGCGAACCCGACCTGCTGACCGCCAAGGAGTCCGAAGTGCTCCACCTGCTGCAGCAGGGCCTGTCGAACAAGCTGATCGCCCGCAACCTGGACATCAGCAGCGAGACCGTGAAGTGGCACCTCAAGAACCTGTTCCTCAAGCTGTCAGCCGGCACCCGCTGGCACGCGGTGGAGCGTGCGCGCCTGCTTGGCCTGGTCGACAACACGGAAAAGGTCAGCGTGTGA
- the pssA gene encoding CDP-diacylglycerol--serine O-phosphatidyltransferase — MNKLISAPGRIARRILPFPRRRKPGASTQAMPFFAVPASAIATLPDPSAFRQALLRLIGQATRRIVIVALYLQDDDAGREVLDALYAAKARAPGLRITVFVDWHRAQRGLIGKQKSAGNAGMYREYAARLGPGVEIYGVPVQNRELFGVLHLKGFVIDDAVLYSGASLNDVYLARHERYRLDRYHLLQHVGLADAMAGFVQKYFIGSDAVRRLNVADVPSTKSLQPAIREFRQALQRASYDVPQASLADGTVAVTPLPGFGRSDNTLNEVLLELLRGTRQRLIVLTPYFNLPRPVRAVLGQLLRRGCTIDIMVGDKTANDFYIPPGEPFKTIGLLPYLYENNLRRFARAHRRQIDSGQLNLHLWRDRDNSYHLKGLLIDDDVAVLTGNNLNPRAWSLDLENALVLRDPSRLLQAQHEAEWAALRRHATRLVDYQALESPRQYPPEVRKLLKRLDRSQLDHLLNRLM; from the coding sequence ATGAACAAGCTGATCTCCGCTCCCGGCCGCATCGCGCGGCGCATCCTGCCGTTTCCCCGCAGGCGCAAGCCGGGCGCCTCGACGCAGGCGATGCCGTTCTTCGCGGTGCCCGCCAGCGCGATCGCCACCCTGCCTGATCCGTCGGCATTCCGGCAGGCCTTGCTGCGGCTCATCGGCCAGGCCACCCGGCGCATCGTGATCGTGGCCCTGTACCTGCAGGACGACGATGCCGGCCGTGAAGTGCTCGATGCGCTGTACGCGGCGAAGGCGCGCGCGCCGGGCCTGCGGATAACCGTGTTCGTGGACTGGCATCGCGCCCAGCGCGGCCTGATCGGCAAGCAGAAAAGCGCGGGCAACGCGGGCATGTACCGCGAATACGCGGCGCGGCTGGGGCCGGGCGTGGAGATCTACGGCGTGCCGGTGCAGAACCGCGAACTGTTCGGCGTGCTGCACCTGAAAGGCTTCGTGATCGACGACGCGGTGCTGTACAGCGGCGCCAGCCTCAATGACGTCTATCTTGCGCGGCATGAGCGTTACCGGCTCGACCGCTATCACCTGCTGCAGCACGTGGGCCTGGCCGACGCGATGGCCGGTTTCGTGCAGAAGTATTTCATCGGCAGCGATGCGGTGCGGCGCCTGAACGTGGCGGACGTGCCCTCGACGAAGTCGCTGCAGCCGGCGATCCGCGAATTCCGCCAGGCATTGCAGCGGGCGAGCTACGACGTGCCGCAGGCCAGCCTGGCCGACGGCACGGTGGCGGTGACGCCGCTGCCGGGCTTTGGCCGCAGCGACAACACGCTGAACGAGGTGCTGCTGGAGTTGCTGCGCGGCACCCGCCAGCGGCTGATCGTGCTGACGCCGTACTTCAACCTGCCGCGGCCGGTGCGCGCGGTGCTGGGCCAGTTGCTGCGTCGTGGCTGCACGATCGACATCATGGTCGGCGACAAGACCGCCAACGATTTCTACATCCCGCCGGGCGAGCCGTTCAAGACCATCGGGCTGTTGCCCTACCTGTACGAAAACAACCTGCGCCGCTTCGCCCGCGCGCACCGCCGCCAGATCGACAGCGGCCAGCTCAACCTGCACCTGTGGCGTGACCGCGACAACAGCTATCACCTGAAGGGCCTGCTGATCGACGACGACGTGGCCGTGCTGACCGGCAACAACCTCAATCCGCGGGCGTGGTCACTGGATCTGGAAAACGCACTGGTCCTGCGCGACCCGTCACGCCTGCTGCAGGCACAACACGAAGCGGAGTGGGCGGCCTTGCGCCGGCACGCCACGCGACTGGTCGACTACCAGGCGCTGGAGAGCCCGCGGCAGTATCCGCCCGAGGTGCGCAAGCTGCTGAAGCGGCTCGACCGCAGCCAGCTCGATCACCTGCTCAACCGGCTGATGTAG
- the ttcA gene encoding tRNA 2-thiocytidine(32) synthetase TtcA, producing MSAPLPTFRPPAADGGKLARRLRRQVGQAVGDFGMIEDGDKVMVCLSGGKDSYTLLDLLLQLQAKAPVRFELVAVNLDQKQPDYPEHVLPDYLTARGVPFHIIEQDTYSTVTRVIPAGKTMCSLCSRLRRGALYTWAAANGITKIALGHHRDDILATFFLNMFYQAQLKAMPPKLRSDDGRHVVIRPLAYCREDDIAEYAAQQRFPIIPCNLCGSQDNLQRQAVGRMLAEWERQQPGRSENIFRALTHVSPSQLADRQLFDFNFGATPASFAWPVDGADETATTQA from the coding sequence ATGTCCGCCCCGTTGCCCACCTTCCGTCCACCCGCCGCCGACGGCGGCAAGCTGGCCCGGCGCCTGCGCCGCCAGGTGGGCCAGGCGGTGGGCGATTTCGGCATGATCGAGGACGGCGACAAGGTGATGGTGTGCCTGTCCGGCGGCAAGGATTCGTACACCTTGCTGGACCTGCTGCTGCAGCTGCAGGCGAAGGCGCCGGTACGCTTCGAGCTGGTCGCGGTGAACCTGGACCAGAAGCAGCCGGACTACCCGGAACATGTATTGCCGGACTACCTGACCGCCCGCGGCGTGCCGTTCCACATCATCGAGCAGGACACCTACAGCACGGTGACCCGGGTGATTCCCGCGGGGAAGACCATGTGCAGCCTGTGCTCGCGGCTGCGCCGCGGCGCGCTGTACACCTGGGCGGCGGCGAACGGCATCACCAAGATCGCGCTCGGCCATCATCGCGACGACATTCTCGCCACGTTCTTCCTCAACATGTTCTACCAAGCGCAGCTGAAGGCGATGCCGCCGAAGCTGCGCTCGGACGACGGCCGCCACGTGGTGATCCGGCCGCTGGCCTATTGCCGCGAGGACGACATCGCCGAGTACGCGGCGCAGCAGCGGTTCCCGATCATCCCGTGCAACCTGTGCGGCTCGCAGGACAACCTGCAGCGCCAGGCGGTGGGCCGCATGCTGGCCGAGTGGGAACGGCAGCAGCCCGGGCGCAGCGAGAACATCTTTCGCGCGCTGACCCACGTGTCACCCTCGCAACTGGCCGACCGCCAGCTGTTCGACTTCAACTTCGGCGCGACGCCCGCCTCCTTCGCCTGGCCGGTCGACGGCGCGGACGAGACCGCCACCACGCAGGCCTGA
- a CDS encoding amino acid aminotransferase — MSYFASVEMAPGDPILGLTETYLADPRPGKINLGVGIYVDEQGRIPLLPSVHEVENALAAAAKPRGYLPIDGLAAYNRLTQQLVFGEASPLLAAGRVATAQTIGGSAALRVAADLLKQVGGAGAKIAISNPSWGNHHVVFRTAGFELLEYRYYDPATHGLDFAGMLEDLGRMEPGTVVLLHACCHNPTGVDLDAAQWTQLIELLKERKLLPFVDMAYQGFDRGTEQDATAVRLLGESGIDAFVVANSYSKSFSLYGERVGALSMVGVDRDEAARLQSKIKQVIRTIYSSPSTHGAALVAGVLGSSELRARWEQELGGMRGRIHAMRAGFVEKLAALGAPDFGFINQQAGMFSYSGLSKAQVHRLRDEFAIYALDSGRICVAALNQANLDTVAAAVATVTR; from the coding sequence GTGTCCTACTTTGCTTCCGTTGAAATGGCCCCGGGCGATCCGATCCTGGGTCTCACCGAGACCTACCTCGCCGATCCGCGGCCGGGCAAGATCAATCTTGGCGTGGGCATCTACGTCGACGAACAGGGCCGCATTCCGCTGTTGCCGAGCGTGCACGAGGTGGAGAACGCACTGGCTGCCGCGGCCAAGCCGCGCGGCTACCTGCCGATCGATGGCCTGGCGGCGTACAACCGGCTGACCCAGCAACTGGTGTTCGGCGAAGCATCGCCGCTGCTCGCCGCCGGACGCGTGGCCACCGCGCAGACCATCGGCGGCAGCGCCGCGCTGCGCGTGGCCGCGGACCTGCTGAAGCAGGTCGGCGGCGCCGGTGCGAAGATCGCGATCAGCAACCCGAGCTGGGGCAACCACCACGTGGTGTTCCGCACGGCGGGCTTCGAATTGCTGGAATACCGCTACTACGATCCGGCCACGCATGGCCTGGATTTCGCCGGCATGCTGGAAGACCTGGGCCGGATGGAGCCCGGCACCGTGGTGCTGCTGCATGCCTGCTGCCACAACCCCACGGGCGTGGACCTGGACGCCGCGCAATGGACGCAGCTGATCGAGTTGCTGAAGGAGCGCAAGCTGCTGCCGTTCGTCGACATGGCCTACCAGGGTTTCGACCGGGGCACCGAACAGGACGCCACCGCGGTGCGCCTGCTGGGGGAGTCGGGCATCGACGCCTTCGTGGTCGCCAATTCGTACTCGAAGTCGTTCTCGCTGTACGGCGAGCGGGTCGGCGCCTTGTCGATGGTCGGCGTCGATCGCGACGAGGCCGCGCGGCTGCAGTCGAAGATCAAGCAGGTCATCCGCACGATCTACTCCAGCCCGTCGACGCACGGCGCCGCGCTGGTCGCCGGCGTGCTGGGCAGCAGCGAACTGCGCGCGCGCTGGGAGCAGGAACTGGGCGGCATGCGCGGGCGCATCCATGCGATGCGCGCGGGCTTCGTCGAGAAACTGGCCGCACTGGGCGCGCCGGACTTCGGCTTCATCAACCAGCAGGCCGGCATGTTCTCCTACTCCGGCCTGAGCAAGGCGCAGGTGCACCGGTTGCGCGACGAGTTCGCGATCTACGCGCTGGACAGCGGCCGCATCTGCGTGGCGGCGCTGAACCAGGCCAACCTCGACACCGTGGCTGCGGCCGTTGCGACCGTCACACGCTGA
- a CDS encoding GNAT family N-acetyltransferase has translation MTPFAPIRLHDEYVVLEPLSPDHVPALEAAAADGELWNLQVTSVPAPGQTGDYVARALQGQAEGHMLPFAIRESGSGEIVGSTRYYEIDAALPRLAIGYTWYAKRWQKSHLNTACKRLLLEHAFEALDCVAVAFHTDELNEDSQRAIERLGAQREGVLRAHRRRVDGSLRNTVCFSILAGEWPNVSNWLEMRLSRLAANS, from the coding sequence ATGACCCCGTTCGCCCCGATCCGTCTGCATGACGAATACGTCGTGCTGGAACCGCTGAGCCCGGACCACGTACCGGCGCTGGAAGCGGCTGCCGCCGACGGCGAACTGTGGAACCTGCAGGTCACCAGCGTCCCCGCGCCGGGGCAGACGGGTGACTACGTGGCCAGGGCGCTGCAGGGCCAGGCCGAGGGCCACATGCTGCCGTTCGCGATCCGCGAGTCCGGCAGCGGCGAGATCGTCGGCAGCACCCGCTACTACGAGATCGACGCCGCGCTGCCGCGGCTCGCCATCGGCTATACGTGGTACGCCAAGCGCTGGCAGAAGAGCCACCTCAACACCGCCTGCAAGCGGCTGCTGCTGGAGCACGCGTTCGAGGCCCTGGACTGTGTGGCGGTGGCCTTCCACACCGACGAATTGAACGAGGATTCGCAGCGCGCGATCGAGCGCCTCGGTGCGCAGCGCGAGGGCGTCCTGCGCGCCCACCGGCGTCGCGTCGACGGCAGCCTGCGCAACACCGTGTGTTTCAGCATCCTCGCCGGGGAATGGCCGAACGTGTCGAACTGGCTGGAGATGCGGCTGAGCCGGCTGGCCGCGAATTCGTAG
- a CDS encoding YdcH family protein, with protein sequence MQVQDHAEIVHLLAELRMEHRDLDAAIDQLASAIGRDELQLTRLKKRKLLLKDHIARLESKLIPDLDA encoded by the coding sequence ATGCAGGTCCAGGATCACGCAGAAATCGTCCACTTGCTCGCCGAGCTGCGGATGGAGCATCGCGACCTCGACGCCGCGATCGACCAGCTCGCCTCGGCGATCGGCCGCGACGAGTTGCAGCTGACCCGGCTGAAGAAACGCAAGCTGCTGCTGAAGGACCACATCGCCCGGCTCGAGAGCAAGCTGATCCCCGACCTCGACGCCTGA